The following is a genomic window from Thunnus maccoyii chromosome 13, fThuMac1.1, whole genome shotgun sequence.
TTCTCAAAGCATactctttttttgttctctgtgcTTGAACTTACTGTACATGTTGCCTCCAGACCACCAGTGCAGCTGGCACAGGGATCTTTGCTGACTTCTCCAACATCCAGACGGTTAATGTCAGTGGTCTGGTGTCCTCCCATGATCTGACCACGGGGGTAGTGACCTATAACGCGGAGCTAAAATATTATTACTCCTGTGCTTACCCTCTGGAGTATTTCATCAACAACACCCAGGTGGAAGTGTAAGATCTCTGCTTGTATCTCTCCAATTACTTTGTTGAGATGGACATGTTGTTATATGGGgacatttactttttctttgacCATTCTGAGGGAAAGTATTCTACGACAGTCATTGCTCTTTTTAATGGGACAGTTTGGTTTTTGAGGAATTTTACTATTTTTCTTACTTAAACAGAGCCAGGCAAAGGCATGCTTTTGTCTgatgctttttctctttcagtgcTGTTTAAAAGCATGTTTAATTGAGATATTAACCTTTTGGCTTACAATCAAGTCATTTATATCACTATTAGTAAAGAAATTGGATTATAACAACATTCTGATACTCGTTTCATTAAGGTGTAAACACCACAGTACGCAAAGTTATTAACACTATTAAGCATGCAAATAATAGAAACCACTGAAGAAAgtgtatttttctgcttttaagAGGAGTGACTAAACTAACAATTCAACATAAAAGATTAACTAGCCATAAACTACATGGGTGTGTTTAGACTTTCAGGCTGTAAATGTATATAGCTTATTTTCTTCTATTGGTGGGGATAATCTCCTGGTGTACAATAACAGGTAACATGCAGTCAGACATGTTCCATCCAGATAACTCCTCCCTGTTTCGCTGTTTCTTTAGGTCAGCATCCTCCATTGCAGTGAGGGACAACAATGGAAGCTTCATCAGTACGTTGAGCATGGAGCTCTTCAGTGTAAGTTGAGACACAGATGTTTTGTGGTGAGGTGCTGGCTGTCAAGTCAGTATGTCTAACACTGATTTGAttcattaaagctgttttatcTACAGTTATTTACTGTAATTggttatgttttcattattaagAAGAGTTATATTTCTTGTTGTCCAGTGTGATTTGTTACAGGCATTAAATAAAGTCACATACATgcaattattttattgtgaaatcTAAAGCTAAAAGTGCAAAACCGAGACATGTATTTGACCTGGCCCATTGAAACTACTCAATTCAGATTAATTCAACTTACTTCTACTTTAGTTGAAATCAAATCAGTTCAGTGCAATTCTGGACtaaaacacaacatcacacactaTACAAACCAGAATCAGCCGATAAGGGCAAACAAGCTTCCCGagtgaactttttaaaatgtgagtaATAACCAGCAGCTGTAATGTTCTGTTGACAGGATGTCAACTACACCACTCCTCTGGACATACCACAACTGGGGTTAGAGCTGAGGACCAACATTTATGTCCAGGTCCAAGCAGCCAACCTGACTGATCAGTAAGAGAACCCACCTGCTGACTCTGGTCTTGTTTGTAAGACTAGAGATGTGACAAATTTCATGCAACACATTAGTGAAGCTTTGCTATTTCAGACAGCCCTACTCCAGAAACAAACATAGTAAAAGAATGATATTATGTTTatcagaagaaaaaatgtattttagcaCCACCTCTGATGCCCATTGTTCTTCCCCACCAGGTACCATGTCCTCATGGACCGATGCTATGCTTCCATATCTCCTCATCCTACCAACTCCACTTTCTTCAACCTGTTTGTCTCGTAAGTCCTCAAATCTCATTCTGAAGAGACAGTCAAAGTCCATGTTAggcaaacactgtttttttttatatatacatatgtccAACAGGTGCTCTAAGGACCAGATGACCACCATGCATGAGAACGGGGACAGTCACCATGCCCGTTTCTCCTTCCCAGCCTTCAGGTTTGTTGAACAGCAGAACCAGACAGTGTCCACCTACTACCTGCACTGCATCACCAGACTCTGTGAGATCAGCACCTGCAGCGACtttaaggttagtgaaagatcaaTGGTGAAAGAAGATGTTCAGCACATTTTTTCCCTTAATGCTGGGAATATTCTTCAGTTAATTACACTCCTTCTCCCTTCATCTATAGCAATGTAACACCAGGAGGAGAAGGGATGTTCACTCCACTGGTGTCTCAGAGGCCACCACTCTATCCTTAGCAGTTCCCATCATCGCCAGGAATGATAACTGTAAGTACTGCTGTGTGGCAACACTGATCACAAGACATTATAGAGCAATCAGCAAATTaacaacatttataaaaactgaATGTACAATACTTTGTTGCCTTAGGTATTGATGTGGCATGGTACAGAGGGAAAACTGCTAAATGGCTTAACTGGAGATAGCTTACTCAGGTTTAATGACCATGTTATAATAAGCCATTATCATAACATCACATTATAATCACACCAGAGATGAAAAATGCATCATGAGTGTGATTTTACATAACGTAATAGTgggaatatataaataaatatatgtattggTTTGAATGTATAACACTTAAGGTTCTATATAATGctcatgatttttttcactgaaatatgTGAAGTTCTGATTATCACGGGGTTATGGTGAGCATATCATGGTTTACAAAGACCATAAAAATGCTTGTTGGGAAACATTAACATCCCAActgttttatataaatgtaatataaagaTACAGCTTTGGGGTTCAGTGTTAATCCACATTTCCTAATTATGGGTatactgtcatcattattatgGGTATACTGTCTTCATTATTCAGAACTATAATATAGAATGTACAACAGGGAAATATATAGTGTAATATTATGTATTATCTGTACTGTATTCTGTAAATCAAgttaattattttcaaaatcCATATGACCCTGCATAGAGGTTTTGGCTTGTGTAATAATGTCTATCATTGGATTTACAATGAACAATTTACAGTATAACTCACATACCTCAGACTCTTTAACTATGTCCACTTTGAATGCATGGAGGACCAGAGGGTAAGTTTGTGGCATAGTGAGAAAAAATCATCACAAATACTAATTGTAATTAATTTTCtcctttcatctgtttctatcagcACTGACATCTAAGGAGGAAGGTATGGTATTGTTTAATTCCCTGTAATGCACTTCTTATTAGTTCACCAGATGATTAAACATTTAGATTCCAAGAGGaatataaatgtttcatttattccATCTAAGTACTATCTCAATGACAgtgaaattaattaataattaatgtgaCCATGAGTTGTCCAGTGGTTGCCTCAAGGCTTTATCTGCCTCATGGTGTGCAGATTATGATTTGTGCATGGGGATGCAATGATGCCTTCACTGAATGTTAGTATATTTGTACTCTGGTTGTCTTGTGAGCAGCTGCATCCAGCAGTGACTCGGACTCGGACTCCAGGATGGGTCTCGGGATAGCTGTAGGCATCCTCACGGTGGTCATCGCTGTGGTTC
Proteins encoded in this region:
- the LOC121909954 gene encoding zona pellucida-like domain-containing protein 1; its protein translation is MLDLSDMSATREAKMNLLSFLFLASMVVKSSQLTCQNDLRRPEYSDISVECGTSSISLAILYCPVIYTGYNESLLIINQMFNNPECKGTLDDSVTPPVVRFTFPINMTNACGSTFVTTSAAGTGIFADFSNIQTVNVSGLVSSHDLTTGVVTYNAELKYYYSCAYPLEYFINNTQVEVSASSIAVRDNNGSFISTLSMELFSDVNYTTPLDIPQLGLELRTNIYVQVQAANLTDQYHVLMDRCYASISPHPTNSTFFNLFVSCSKDQMTTMHENGDSHHARFSFPAFRFVEQQNQTVSTYYLHCITRLCEISTCSDFKQCNTRRRRDVHSTGVSEATTLSLAVPIIARNDNSLTSKEEAASSSDSDSDSRMGLGIAVGILTVVIAVVLAVAAVFYRRSRHF